The Lathyrus oleraceus cultivar Zhongwan6 chromosome 5, CAAS_Psat_ZW6_1.0, whole genome shotgun sequence genome includes the window ttttggtttaaacaccactttctttttcccttggtttaaacaccacaattTGGGTTGACACTTTCATGGTTATACACCTctttcttggtttaaacaccactttccttttccctttggtttaaacaccacaattTTGGTTGACACATTTATAGTTATACACCCCTTTCTTGATTTAAACACCATTTTCCTTTCTCTTTGGTTTAAAAACCACAGtttgggttgacaccttcatggttatacacctctttcttggtttaaacaccattttccttttccctttggtttaaacaccaaAATTTAGGTTGACACCTTCATAGTTATACACCTCTTTCTTGGTTTAAGCACCACTTTCCCTTTTccttggtttaaacaccacaattTGGATAGACACCTTTATGGTTATACATTcatttcttggttttgacaccacttcctttttctctttggtttaaacaccacaatttgggttgacaccttcatggttatacacccctttcttggtttaaacaccactttccTTTTCcatttggtttaaacaccataaTTTGGGTTGACAGCTTCATGGTTATACACCCCTTTCTTGTTTTAAACACCATTTTCCTTTCccctttggtttaaacaccacaatttgggttgacaccttcatggttatacatctctttcttggttttgacaccactttcCTTTTCCccttggtttaaacaccacaattTGGGTTGGCACCTTCATGGTTATACacccctttcttggttttgacaccactttctttttctctttggTTTAAATACCACAATTTGGGTTGACATCTTCATGGTTAACACCCATTTCTTGGTTTTAACACCACTTTTATTTTTctgttcttggttatgacaccacaatttgggttaatcaccttcaTGGTTAACACCCATTTCTCTACTTCTTTTtcctttggtttaaacatcaCTTTAGTCAGTTTCTAGCCTTTttccggtttaaacaccacaTGCAATCTATCTTTCTTTCAGACTTAATTctccgaactacgaagctctgacttccttattgcactacgaggatacataggcacgaggacGCGAAGCCTTGGTGatcattttctttctttttcccaTTTCTCTCTTTGGTTCCACGAACTAAgaggctctgactttctcattgcactatgagaatacgtaggcatgaggatCCCAATCTTCCCTGAGCACTGTTTTCCTAACTCATTTTCTATTTTGTAGGTACATGAAGATATTAACACCCATCTGATGAGTGTCAAATTGGGCTATAATTGATATATAAAAACTTGACACTTTTTGAACTATTTTGCGGTTTCATTGACTAATTCCCCATGTTTGCCACAAATGTTATATAAATTACAATTGACTTTGGTATCCTTGATTTGTGTGTTAGTGTGCAGGAAATGGTGCAAGAAACCAAAGGAAAAGACACAAAACAAAGAACAAGGAACAAAACTAAGATATGAAGTTTCAACATGCTCGCCAGGTGAGAGTTAGCGAAGGAAAAGCGAGCTCGCCAGGCGAGTGTTGGCGAGCTCGGGGCGAGACAAAACAGAAACATTCTAGGGGAAACCTTGCCTTGGTCGCCCGACGAGGGCTTGTGGTTTTGGGTTCGCCGGGCGAGGTCTTGATCGTCGGGAGAGTGAAGATATTTTTTTGAAGACAGTTTTATGTGTTTATGTCATATGGAAGGCTCTTAAAGTGACTTTCGCCGAGCGAGTCCCCACTCGCCGGGTGAGACAGTAAAAATCCAATTTGTATAATAGGACCAAATCAAATTTTTAGGTTATGGTTTTGGGAACTTTTAACCCCATTTTCATCAACCCCATTTTTTGTGGAGAGTAGCTTAGAAACAACATTAGGGGTTGCAATCTTGAAGATTCAGAATAGTATTTGCATCAATCTACTTGACACGTGGAAAGATTCttgttcatcttcattcttcTATTTGTACCTTTCTTGTTGGAATTGTATGTAAGTTTACTTTGATAGTATGTATATTTATTAATCATGGCGTTGTATACGATCTATTTTATGAATCTATATCAATGTATCCTTGTTTACTTATTTATATATTGATTTGAACCgttattgagaaatactcttcgAGTCTAGATCTCAGATAATCACTTGTTAGACACTAAATTCTAGACATAGATTTAAGTTTAACATTCGCGTGAGTATCGAATCTTAATGCTCTACATTGTTTGATAGGATGATAGATCATCAATTAGACAATACGGTAGAACTCTCATCAGTGATTCATACATGAACACTGATGTGAGTGATACGTGATGATATTGATAAGTCTTTTAGGTTGTGTACAACTGATTGATGAATTTGCGTATTAGATATGTGGATGAAATTCATTCCTGACGAGTTCTCTCTGTTAATTTAATTGTGCATATGTTTTACTTTTCGCATCTGTACGCTTTCAAACCTTGCAAACCCAAGCTTAAAATCACAGAGATCGTTGAATCACATTGATATAGCACTAATCCTTACTTTTGCTTGCTACTTAAGACATAAAAAGAATTCTAAACTGTTTCTTGAACCGGCCCGTTTAAGACATCTGGCCTGTCCACCATTGAACAGAGCAACAAACTCTTTGCTATCGACAGTTAGCAATCAGTTGATTCCGAACAAACCATGAGCTTCCGTCTCTTAACCAAAGCATGGCGACGACAACAGACCCAATCCAAAAACCACACCGCCGCGTTTTCTCACATTCTCCCCCGCTCTTTTTCTCGCAAATCCCAACGGTTCGTCATTCCTCAAACAAACCTCATCTCTCTTTTTTTCCTTTCTTACATTTATCTACTAACTATAACCGATTTCGTACTGTTAAACAGGCCATCATTCGGCATTGCTTTCGACATCGACGGCGTCATTCTCCTCGGTAACACTCCCGTCGGCGGATCTCCGGCAGCGTTGAGAAAATTATACGACGCAGAAGGTAAACAAGAAAAATTAATTTACAGATTTCTTACTTACAATCGTTAACTCGTTAATTTATTCATCTGTTTAttttcttaggtagattgaaaATCCCATACGTTTTCCTTACCAATGGTTAGTACTTCTTACTCTTATTTCATTTTTTCTGAAACTCGCATTTGGTGCAATTAGGTTTAGATAGATACAAATATTTATGAAATTTCCAATTTGCATGAATTAGGTTCAATCAGTGATTCATTGGCCAGCAATAGGTTTAGGTGAATATTTTGTTTGGAAATGATGCATTGCTTATTTTGATTTTATCTTTTACAAAGGTGGTGGCATTCCTGAACCTAAAAGAGCCTCTGAGCTTAGCGAATTGCTGGGTTTAAGCGTCTCGCCTTCTCAGGTTTGTTGCAAGAGTTATGCTTTATTTATCCCATTTTATTGATTAAAAAAGAACACATTCAGGAAAGCATGAAATTTCAACTTTTATAAAATGAATTGCTTAAAGATTGTTTAGAAATTAAACTATTGGAACAGGATATGGATGAGTTGTTTAGGTAAGATGTGGCATATTAGGGGCTTATTGTATCGGGTGACTATGCAGTCCAAAATGAATTTCTTTAAATTTTTCCGTTGAAGATGCTCTTAGTATAATTTAAAATTATTGATTTTCAAAATGTGCTATATAGTAAGTGATGATTCTTTCTCTTCCCGTGTGTGATAACAGTAATGTATATAGTATATACAATACATGTGGTTTAGTTTTTTGTTTCCTGCAGGCGTTTTATCTAAAACGTCGCAACTAGGGACTACTTTTTGACATTGTTGTCCTAAATTCTTTTTTGTGATATTACTGAGGTTATGCCCTTAATTGAGTGTGATCATTATGCAGGTTTTGCAGGGCCATTCACCATTTAGACAATTGGTCGATAGGTATATGTGTGCTTCTTATCTGAACTGGCTGTATATGGTTATATGCTGAAACTGAAACCAGCAATTATTCCATTGCATTATATTTATCATATAGAACTTTAGTTTACAGATTTGAGCATAAACTCGTTGTTGCTGTGGGAAAAGGGGAACCAGCTTCGGTGATGTCTGAATATGGTTTTAAGTAAGATTTTAAGATAATTGTCTTGTCTGATATTTCATGACTTTATTTAGCTATCAATCTAATGTCATTTTCAACGTCTTATTACTTTGTTCTTGTTTTTTATGTTCAGAAATGTTATCTCAATTGATGAATATGCATCGTCCTTTGAAAACATTGATCCATTGGCACCATACAAGAAATGGACAACCAAGCTGGCTGCTACTCAGAATCCAAAGTTTGATGAGAGTCGTTCACAAATTGATGTCTTCTCTGAAAGGGTTCAAGCAGCATTCATAGTTAGTGATCCTGTTGATTGGAGCAGGGACATACAGGTAACAGATTACAACAATCTTATATGATTGTTCCACATCAATTGACTTTCCTTTTCCTCTCCTGCATATTTTGAGGGACATTCAGGATCATAGTTTCTATGGCTTTTTTGTATGCATTGTTGTCAAACTTTCATAAAACTGAGTTTACGAACAACTTTAGGTATCAAAATTAAGCTAACTCACTCAGAAAATTGTTTCTGCGCAAACTCAGGTAGATTCATATTGAGTTATGATTTAGAGGACagtttttttgtttgttttttgaTAAGCAATTTTTAGAGGACAGTTGATCAAGTCTACAACATAATGGTCATTTTTCACTAGACTTGCCTAACATATAAGCTATTTAGTGTTTTTATAAAATCCAAAAGACTCCAACTgaatgacaagactccatagtGCACAAAATATTGGCCTCGTGGATGTAGCACTTAAACATGAACAAATTCATTGTGGTTTGTCAAATTTTCCTTTGATTTTAAACTTATTAATTTTATGCTCTTTCTGATCTGGTCTGGTCTGCATAGAGTATTATCATGTTTGACAATCTTGATCACAGGTTCGAAAGTAATGGTATGATCAAACAGATTTTAAAATAAGCATTGAAAAGTTAATGGAAAATTAAATCATTGTGCAGCTATTTCTTTCTCACAACATGATTTGTACCTAAAATGAAACAAAACAATTAGATTATTAATTCACCTGGTCTCTCTCTTGAAAAGGAACATAACTGCTTATGGCTTTTTTTGTTACCTACTGGATGGCTTTAGGGCTCAAAGCCATCATCCCCTTGGAATGTTTAATAGTGCAAAATGAACCTGTGTTGGACTAAATTATGTTGAAGTTTTTGTATATTAGACATCGTGTCTTGTGCAAAAGGAATTTCCTTGTGAAAGTAATTAAGTAGTTTGTGTTTCGGCTATTATTGGTCCATGACTTTGTCTTCACTCATAGCCTGATCAAAAGAAATGACAATATTCTACAAGGGAACCAAAATGGAGAAGAATAACATCTAACTTATTTTGACAGTTGACACTTTCAAGCTGCTATTCACTTTACTAGATTAAGTTTAATCACATTTGAATTTTAATTTGGCTTCTGTTTCTAAGAGCTGAGAACAAATAACAAAATTCTCTACTTCTTTCTGGTTTCTAAAAGTTcttatattttttgttttatgaATGAAATCGATGGATCTATGAACTGACCAAGACTTCTTATTCAGGTTCTATGCGACATCTTGAAAACGGGAGGGCTTCCTGGAAGAAATGTTGGAATGCAACCACAATTATATTTTGCAAATGATGACCTTGAATACCAGGTTGGTTGATGTTTGCTATAGATAAGACTTATGATGCAGATTATATAAATCCCATTTAAAATATTATATTACTATACTCACTAACAAGGTTCTGCAAAAGGTAGACTAAATTTCCTTCTGAACGTCTGGGCATGGGAGCTTTCAGGATTGCATTAGAATCCATCTTCAATAGGTAAGGCTTATCATCTTATTATCATCTTATTGTTAATGGGTGTTCTCTACTTTAGTTTCATTAACTTGGATACTTCAGAACATACACATATGCAATAACAGATCTACGTGGGGACATTGTAGTTAGCGGCTACAACATATTATATATTATTCGAATATTATGTCCCGACAACTTCATATATGAGTATTGCCTCTACAATCCAATATCTAGATATGTCACCACATATGCGCTAATTTAATTCATATTTAGTCTCAAAAACATTCACCTGTGACTGAGAAACCCTCTATCTGCAGGACTCATCCTCATTCCCTGGAGTACACATGTTTTGGCAAACCAAATCCATCTGTATTCAAGAATGCAGCAACTGTGTTACAGCAACATGTGCCCCGAGTCTATGAAGATTTCAATGGCATAAATCATAAAAACACTCAACATTTTCAAACACTTTACATGATTGGAGATAATCCTGCAGTGGACATCAGAGGGGCACGACAGGTATATCTATTGAATTTGGAATTCACAATTATTTGCTTACAAAATGCTTCTGATGAAAATACTGCATTTCAGACTGGGCATCCTTGGTTTTCTATTCTCACGAGAACTGGTGTCTTCAAGGGGAAGGAAAATCATGACAAATTTCCAGCAGATCTGGTAAAATCATGACAAAGTGTTGCAGTGTTTACGGATGGTGGTTATTATAAATTTATAATACAACTTCTCTTCTGCAGGTTGTTGACACTGTGGAAGAAGCTGTGGACTACATCCTGACAAAGGAATACGCTTAGTTTACCTTGCAAAGGCTCTGATTTTTAGTAGAAAGggttaatgataaaaaaaaaatctatGCAATAATTTATGGCTTAATTCTGCCATAATCCATTCATTTGATCAACGTGTAATTGATTATTTTCCCATTCCCACTTGTTTGTTGTTTTTCCTGATGGAAAGCTTTATGTTGGCAGCTTAATTTAACTACACTTAAGTTGTAAATTTATTTCAACATTGGATGGGAGTTACACTATTTAATCCCTCAACCGTACTTTGAGGGAGAAAACAATTAGAAAGAGGGCATTCTTCACAAATAAACTTGGAAAATTGTAATTCGGGAGTTACACTATTTAAGTGGATTTCTTATGCATCTATATATTTTTTAGACATCATGGGAAAAAATTTCAGTTTTTGGAGATGTATTTCCGGACGTATTCCAACATACATTTAACAAAGGTCATTTTGAGGTAtgccattttttttgtttttatttggGAGATGCATTTTTATAATTTTTTCGTAATAACATTTTTGTAACACACACATCAGTAGTAGAGTCAAAATCATGTAATTTTTCATaatgaaattaaaatttataacATAAAATTAGAATTACATATATCATTTTTTTCCGTTGTCAATCGATGGGGAACGATATTCGAGTTTCACAATTCTTCGATTATCTCTATAAGATAAGAGATGGTGGAATTTGTATTTAATATCTTTGAGTGAGAAGAAGTTGTTGAGCTTCAACGTTCGTCTGAATGTAGAGCTGGAGAAGGAGACATTTGCGACATACCAGTCAATGTTTATTTGTGACATTTTCAGTCTGTGTAAAATATAACATAAGATCACCTTAATTTATAGAGTGCAGGGATTAATATAGACCATTCAATTACTGACATGCTGATTTCGGAGATATATCTTTGGTTCTGCACCCTATTATCTTGTTTCTGAAATGTATCTCCGGAACTTCTCATGAACGAGTTCCATAACATAACCTTTAAAACGGAATCTTATATCTTTTTTTCTTTACAAAAAAATAAATGTTGTCATGGGGAAGAAAAATGCATTAAGACACAATATGAACTTATATTACACTTCATTTATATTGAGACACAATTATATACATTTATTTGTTTAGTTACAcaagaaattaaaataaattgaaaCATTTGTTGTTGGCTAAATCTATGGGTGGTACTCCCTTGGACTTTTGTGCATTTGATTCTTTTCAATGTTGTTCAATTTCTCTAATTCTTGCATCCTTTCCATAAAAGGCCCTGATCAAATCGAAACTTTTGTGGTTGAATGAGTCGTCCACTCCGGCGATGTAAGGGATATAGGACATCCCGGTTTTAAGTAAACTTGAACAAAATGAGTTGATTTTGAAAGTCATCTAATACACATGATACGctcatttggattttgaggtgAGACGGTGCGCAATGGCAAAAAAGTTTCTAAAAAATTGATCAATAATTAACATATTTCTTGAAATGTTCCAGAGATGTATCTCCGGAATAAAAATAACTCAAATTATAGGACGACACTCAAAATGGTTTGCATTTAGTATGTAATGGATGCATCaagagatgcatctccgaaaattGGAGGCATTTTTAGATTTTGGATAGTGCCTAAAAAATTAATGGGGTGCATTAATAAATCCTCCTATTTAATCCCTCAACCTCAACTGTACTAAGACACGCATCATTGATAAAATGGAATATATGATTGTCTAgctttcttaaaaaaaaaaaaggaatttTTTAACTTCAAAAATATTTGGCTTAAATGCAGTTTTAATCTTCCTATATTGATTTTGATaaatttttagtttttttttaaaaaaatcattttttttagtttttttttcttttcatatttcttgattttttttggtTTCCTTTTAATTTTGTATAATTGACACGTGAACTTGTAATGTGAAACTGACGTGACAGAGTTTATGTGGTGCCACGTCATACAATTTTGACATGTCACATTGTTTACGGGAAAATTTGATAAACAACCGCTGGTCTCTTATTAAAGGTTACTCGCAGGACCAACTAGGGAATTCTAGGACATAGTGCTAAAATCTTTTGATTATAGTTTTGTGCAAAGATTTCGACATAGTTGAAATGGTTAAGAAAGATAGTGATTTTGACAGTgtagaagaaaaaaataaatttgTAAAGTGAATAATGCACTTAAAAGAGAAATAAAGACAAATTAATGAAGATCATAAATTGAAATGAAATACTTTGCATGTGAAAGAAAATGGTGTTTCACGATTCAGACATTTCTCAATAAAACTCCTTTCTCTTTAACGCTGGTACTTTGAGTATTTGTAAGATTTTATAGTGAAATCAAATGAACACCCTGAACTCTAACACTAGAATCCCTATTTATACAAGTGTAAAAATAACTGCTCCTAACGTTCAATTCCCCATCCTTCGCCATGTAGATCAATGCATGTGTCTTACTTCTGAATGTTTTTCACGTGTTTCTTGCATAAGACTGAGAAGTAATTTTTCATTCAAACAGAACGCTTCTTCGCGCCCAAATAATTGTCATTCGACATAGTCGAAAATCCAAATCTTCATTGTGTCAAAATGTTAGAAAAAATATTcttttttcttaaaaaaaatcCTAAGTCTCATTTGCACCTCGCTTCTTGAAACTTCGACCTTTGCACCATGACATTTAGACAACTTTGTAGCGGACCTTAACTTGCTCCAAGTGCTCTAACTGGAGTGAGATTTTTGCCCTTGTCGAAAATCCCAGCTAACaaattccccccccccccccaaagGACTTTTTTGACGAAAAGGAGATAAGGGCGATTTTGACTTTCTCAAGCATTATTTCAGCTAGTGGACTGACGCCATGGAGATTATGAACTTTATATCAACCGTCACTTCGAAAATGTGTGTTTAACCACTAACCCATAACTCCTCATCATGATTCCGTCTTCGTAGGGTGGCGTGGCTAGgtgttcaaaattgttttgatttTGCCTCTAAGGTGATGCCACGTGTCAAATAGTTTACACTATTTGTCAAGCAAAAAACTGAAGAGTTTTTTATTCTTTTAATATAAATACCCATTCTTTCACTCTTATTCTCTTTTTTAATTCGTTGTTCTTAAAAAAAACCTTCAACTTCAAAATTTCCTTTTCTTTCATCCCTCAAACTCAAACAGT containing:
- the LOC127087096 gene encoding uncharacterized protein YKR070W: MSFRLLTKAWRRQQTQSKNHTAAFSHILPRSFSRKSQRPSFGIAFDIDGVILLGNTPVGGSPAALRKLYDAEGRLKIPYVFLTNGGGIPEPKRASELSELLGLSVSPSQVLQGHSPFRQLVDRFEHKLVVAVGKGEPASVMSEYGFKNVISIDEYASSFENIDPLAPYKKWTTKLAATQNPKFDESRSQIDVFSERVQAAFIVSDPVDWSRDIQVLCDILKTGGLPGRNVGMQPQLYFANDDLEYQTKFPSERLGMGAFRIALESIFNRTHPHSLEYTCFGKPNPSVFKNAATVLQQHVPRVYEDFNGINHKNTQHFQTLYMIGDNPAVDIRGARQTGHPWFSILTRTGVFKGKENHDKFPADLVVDTVEEAVDYILTKEYA